Proteins encoded within one genomic window of Cydia pomonella isolate Wapato2018A chromosome 12, ilCydPomo1, whole genome shotgun sequence:
- the LOC133523881 gene encoding uncharacterized protein LOC133523881 has protein sequence METVNLAVEVGTPIVRTEANDKGEENRMATSSGTDPQKIMTMRVTRSTTREINAATNGSRGSLPVSQILPGEVQETSPQGGKAPQGRRGLKAGAKRVHPDEGEPDNEPPKINTARRGRKVGGVGCAAPRLKLKTPTRRKKATGTYAGLSAARENLRNNVGRDSEEEDEELMDNDQWSEGRASPVGDKDPIEAARQAAQTVLEQTANSTDISGCVRGAINNACSVINAAMEQLQSRHESEEIRSLRADNKRMREELALMRSETKALRKAFSERGMLAPQAAHGMDPNGPGDRLRAEVEALLDSFRKKLEKELFVSIGGMVNTRLQEVQRRLPPEPILRPPLAADRKRAEGPNNAPAAPEQASPQLRANRGQLGGSGRQGAATGATLMPPARPAPTKRNKKAAATGPKPVPAAPTQTPPTRGEWTQVVKRGKKKKATPPAASATHAAKSSAPAAKKLAVPKTAAVVVALKPETKESYASVMLRATQAFRLEEIGLEHVNVRKTADGARILEVVGADNGRTADALKVRLEEAIGDAARVYRPVKMARLRVSGLDEAATPEAVARAIAAKGGCSHANVRVGDIRIGYNGAGSALVQCPVEAACAAASAGRVTIGWSSARIKALEPGGLRCFKCLGIGHTRATCPSPVERGDLCFRCSKPGHRGADCQAEAFCAVCHQAKLPAGHRMGGFSCNPPKVKGMEALNGNRGAPGKATPAVDPSPPLTQQVIEGQPMDQ, from the coding sequence ATGGAGACTGTAAATTTGGCGGTGGAGGTGGGCACCCCGATCGTGCGCACCGAGGCCAACGACAAAGGCGAGGAGAACCGGATGGCGACAAGCTCGGGGACTGATCCTCAGAAAATAATGACGATGCGAGTCACCCGATCAACGACCCGGGAAATCAACGCGGCGACTAACGGGAGTAGAGGCAGCCTCCCTGTTTCCCAGATTTTGCCCGGTGAGGTTCAAGAGACGTCCCCACAGGGAGGAAAAGCGCCCCAAGGACGCAGGGGGCTCAAGGCGGGGGCAAAAAGGGTCCACCCTGACGAAGGGGAACCCGATAATGAGCCGCCGAAAATTAACACGGCTCGAAGGGGGAGGAAAGTTGGCGGTGTAGGGTGCGCCGCGCCTCGCCTTAAACTAAAGACTCCGACCCGCAGGAAAAAGGCCACTGGAACCTACGCCGGGTTGTCAGCCGCCCGCGAAAATCTGCGGAACAACGTAGGCCGGGATTCCGAGGAGGAAGACGAAGAGCTGATGGACAATGACCAATGGAGCGAGGGTCGGGCGTCCCCGGTAGGGGATAAGGACCCCATTGAGGCGGCACGCCAGGCTGCCCAGACGGTTTTGGAGCAAACGGCGAATTCCACCGATATCAGTGGGTGCGTGAGGGGCGCCATCAACAACGCTTGCAGCGTTATTAACGCCGCCATGGAGCAACTGCAGTCACGGCATGAGAGTGAGGAGATCCGCTCCCTCAGAGCGGATAACAAAAGGATGCGGGAGGAACTCGCCCTCATGCGATCGGAAACAAAAGCGCTTCGGAAAGCCTTCTCCGAGAGGGGAATGTTAGCACCTCAGGCAGCCCACGGCATGGACCCTAATGGGCCAGGGGACCGCCTAAGGGCCGAGGTAGAGGCTCTTCTCGACTCCTTCAGGAAGAAGTTGGAGAAGGAGCTTTTTGTATCCATCGGAGGGATGGTGAACACCAGGCTGCAGGAGGTCCAGAGGCGCCTCCCTCCAGAGCCGATCCTCCGCCCGCCGCTAGCGGCAGACAGAAAAAGGGCAGAGGGCCCAAACAATGCGCCTGCCGCTCCGGAGCAAGCCAGCCCGCAGCTGAGGGCGAACAGGGGGCAATTGGGAGGCAGCGGAAGACAAGGTGCTGCGACAGGGGCGACACTCATGCCCCCTGCGAGACCTGCGCCTACCAAGCGGAATAAGAAAGCGGCGGCGACTGGGCCCAAGCCGGTACCAGCAGCCCCCACACAGACGCCCCCCACGCGTGGGGAATGGACACAGGTGGTGAAGCGGGGCAAGAAAAAGAAGGCCACCCCTCCTGCCGCTTCGGCGACACATGCGGCCAAGTCATCGGCCCCGGCAGCCAAAAAACTGGCGGTTCCGAAAACCGCGGCGGTAGTGGTAGCTCTCAAGCCCGAGACCAAAGAGTCGTACGCCTCCGTAATGCTGAGAGCCACTCAAGCATTTCGGCTCGAGGAGATTGGCCTCGAGCATGTTAATGTGCGGAAGACGGCGGATGGGGCCCGCATTCTAGAGGTGGTGGGGGCAGATAATGGCCGCACCGCCGACGCTCTGAAGGTGCGCCTGGAAGAAGCCATAGGAGACGCGGCCCGGGTCTACAGACCCGTCAAGATGGCTCGTCTCCGAGTCTCCGGCCTCGACGAGGCTGCCACACCGGAAGCAGTGGCTAGGGCGATTGCGGCCAAAGGGGGTTGCTCGCATGCGAATGTCCGGGTTGGGGATATCCGCATCGGCTACAACGGCGCTGGCTCGGCCCTTGTACAGTGCCCTGTAGAGGCGGCGTGCGCTGCGGCGTCGGCAGGGAGGGTGACAATAGGGTGGTCGTCCGCACGAATCAAAGCACTTGAACCTGGGGGGCTCAGGTGCTTTAAGTGTCTGGGCATCGGACACACTAGGGCCACGTGCCCCTCCCCGGTAGAAAGAGGAGACCTGTGCTTCCGCTGCAGCAAGCCGGGGCACCGAGGGGCGGACTGCCAAGCAGAGGCCTTCTGCGCAGTCTGCCACCAGGCGAAATTGCCAGCAGGGCACAGGATGGGCGGTTTCTCCTGTAACCCCCCTAAGGTAAAGGGGATGGAAGCCCTCAATGGGAATCGTGGGGCTCCAGGAAAGGCCACCCCGGCCGTTGACCCAAGCCCCCCGCTGACGCAACAGGTAATTGAGGGACAACCCATGGACCAATAA